The DNA region gtgagcgtacatgcataagggacaaaaacatccctttttatattgCAACGAATGTTTCTGGGACTTggcgagtgtcagggaatgtcggctgtcagactttgtctggcggtgattgaCACGTGGCTCTTCTTAATAAGCCGGCGACAAAACCAAAGGCGTAgtgagccccgactgttagcatattccctgacacatcGATTATTCTCTGACACTCTCTAATAATCGGTTACGATTCCTTTGCTTatttgtcctgtagtgcctgaACGTTGGGTCTGTATTCCGAGATCTGTACTCCAACTTGCTTTTATATGCTGTTATCCGTGGTTCGTATGTCTCGATCTGTGCGTTAGACTTGTATCCCGACCTGCCTTTGTCAGTTGTTATCCATGACctatacgttccgacctgtacgctagagctgtgtcccgacctgcttttgtctactgttatccatgacttgtacgtcccgacTTGTACAATAGAGCTATGTCCCGGCCTGcttctgtctactgttatccatgacctgtacgttccgacctgtatgcCAAGtctatatcccgacctgtatatGTCGTTATCCATGGcgtgtacgtcccgacctgcacgctagatctgtatcccgacctgcttctgtctactgttatccatgacatgtacgttccgacctgtatgccaggtctgtatcccgacctgtatCTGTCGTTATCCATGACgtgtatgttccgacctgcacgttaggtctgtgtcccgacctgcttctaccTACTGTTATCCATAGCTTGtacgtcctgacctgtacgccaggtctgtatcctgatCTTCTGGGTTTCGCCCAAGGCCTTTCCTTCTGCGTCTCTATTTGGCCTGTGGGCCTCCTCCTCAGCTATGCCTGGCCTGTAGGTCTAGCTTTCAGCTGTACCTGGCTTGTGGGTTCAGTTCTCAGCTGTACTTGGCCTGTGAGCCCAATTCTTGATCACTATCGAGGTCGGCTATTGTCCGACTCGCCTTGTTAGCTGAGACTCTGACCCTGACCACACAAACTTGACTTTGGGCCTCCACGTAAACTTGACTTTTGACCGGCCACGGAGGTTAGACTTCTGACCCTCTTGAGCTCCACGTCAGTTTGACTTCTGACCGACCACGGAGGCTAGACTTCTGACCCTCTTGAGCTCCACATCAGCCTGACTTCTGACCGACCAAGGAGGCTAGACTTCTGATCCTCCTGAGCTCTAcgtcagcttgacttctgaccatcttGTAATCTTGACTTCTAGCCATATCATTTTACTGCCCCCACGAACATGCGCCGTATCAAACACTATTtagatttatatgaatttataattCCATACAAATGTAAAATGTGTAAAGACAGCCTGACTTCTGACCGACCAAGGAGGCTAGACTTCTGATCCTCCTGAGCTCTACGTCAGCTTGACTTCTAACCATCTTGTAATCTTGACTTCTAGCCATTATCATTTTACTGCCCCCACAAACATGCGCCGTATCAAACACTATTtagatttatatgaatttataattCCATACAAATGTAAAATGTGTAAAGATAGAATTTGATGTCGAATTTTAATCCTCATTTTAgtagttaaattaaaaaaatataaattcaagTGGTATAAATCGACAAGTGAGATGAAGAGAGAGATTTAATTACCATAAGtggagagaaaaagagaaagacGTTGAGATTGTATGCATCTGAatcaataaaattattttgaaatttaaatattttaaatcaatatgTGAAAAATTAATATTGGTGGGAGAGATAGAACGGAAAtatcattaaaattaatacatcCTTAATAcgttatttaaaaatttcttaaatttgcACGCACCCTTTCATAAATTTCcgatctttttatatatatatattttttatctaaTTAGCCTCGAGTTAGAGAATTCCACAGTGCACGGTGGCTAATGTGAATCTTTGTGAACGCTTAGCACATTATGTCAAAAATTCCTGGGaaagaatatataaaaaatatattgataTCCCATTTTCGAGTCATTAAATATTCTCAAAATTTTGCATGCTCCTTTCAGCGTCCACACGGTTGGTGCTATATGATAATCCCAGTTATTGATTATCTTTTTGATGGTGACTGATttggtttttagaaaaattttttatCGGTCAATAAATCAGAAAATATGCATTCAAAAGTCAAACATCTTTTTATTATAcccttatttaaaaaaataaaaaaatttataaatatattataattaattgAGGATAAATATCTCGATGATAATCTCAATGTCACTATACAGTTAATTTTATGATCATCTCATCTCAGAGAAAGTAAATTAGATAGGTATAATTGCTCAGTATAGGGTATAGgagactgtttttttttttaatctattttattaatatttaaattctggtcctataataataataattgtgtCCCACGCTAACCAATTAAATTCTAAAAGAAATATTAATAGGACTTTTGTACCAGAATATAATATGACTAGGGGACGTCTGAAATGTCTGGAACGAGAGTAGTCAACTTTGTTCCACTGAATCTACGTCCCTGCAGCCTCTCTTCGGCTCTTCCTATTTAAAGAGAGCTCATCTTTCCCTGATTCCAGCCTAATCAGTCCCTTTGAGAAAGAGGAGAAGTGGTGTGGCCATGGCGACGACAGAACAGAGCTCATCCACCTACGGCAAGACGGTGCCGGAGACAGGCAACGGCGGAGCCGCCTTCGCAGAGCGTCGTACTCCTCCGACGAACCTGTTCCGTGTCGATTTCTTTCTGAGGCTGTTGCTGTTGGCGTCGTCGGTGTCGGCTATCGCGGTGCTGGTGACGAGCAAGCAGAGCAGCGATATCCGGACCGGCCTCCCGCCGCCATTCGCCGTCGTCTCCAGGGCGGCCAAGTTCCAGCACGTCCCTGCCTTCATGTAAGTTCGTTAATTACTTTGCAAATTAACGTAgttaattaaaattcataatcatGGTTGAAGCAATCTGTAGCTTAATTACTAACTCGTGTAATTAATTATATCTTCATTAGATATCTCTTGGCGGCCCTCTGCGTCTCCAGTCTGTACAGCATCGTCACCATGTtcgcctccttcttctccatctcGAGCCCCTCGCCATCCACCAGAATCCTCTTCCTTCTCACCGTCTGCGACGTGGTAAGTTAATCCTAATTATAATTGATTAACTTCTTAATTTGTGTTTATTTAATTTGGAAAATTAATTGATTAGCTATATGTGCATGCGCAGTTGATGGCCGGAGTGATGGCGTCGGCGATGGGGAGCGCCGGGTCGATTGGGTACCTGGGGCTGTGGGGGAACTCGCACGCCAACTGGGCAAAGATCTGCAACAACTACGGCAAGTTCTGCCGATATGCCGGCAGCTCCGTCGTCCTCTCGTCCGTAGCCGCAGGCGTCCTCGTCCAACTCGTCATCCTCTCCTCCTACTCGCTCTATCGCCGGACTCTGTAGTTAAAACAAACATATTTTACTGCACTCAGGGGGCTAAGTTTATATGTTATCTTCTTAAGCTTGTAGCGAATTAAATTAACAGTGTGTATTTAGTATATATGTATACGGGTGGTTAATTATCTTCGATCGGCGTTAATCCAATTTCATGGTTCTTTGCGTTGTTTAATTAtagatttaaacaaaaaaaaaatatatggacCAGATAGCATATTTGGGACGGCTTGATTCCACAGAAAATTTTCACCTGCAGCCCCAGAAGTCCAACATTATATAATTTTAAGCTCCAATTTACCACGGTGTTGTATGTATATAACTAGCTCAAGATCTACCCTTGATCTCGTTATTTCtgcctattatttttattttttaaaatgaaaactaaaatataaaacttttatgAAACAAAATAAAGATCTAAGATTTACCATCTTGTTTCCATCCAATTTCTAGCGTCATATgaagatttttttaataaaatatttaaaaaggaAAGGAGTTTATATAAAGCTTCCCATAACCGTACGTCCAAATTTGCCCGTAAATCACGAATTTGGTTATCAGCAGTTCGATACTTTACCAGCCACTTGTTTCGTAGAGGTTCCACCAAACGAGTTGAGATCCTCTGTCCATAAAATGGTATATTCTTATGTCTCCTCGTCGATTGGACAGGTTAAATCATATCTCAAAGATGCAGTGCACATCACGAGCCCATCATGATCGTCTGATCGACGAGGGGACATGGAGGCACACCATTTTGAGGACAGAGGATCTCAACTTCCACCAAACAGGGTTGATAGATTGTCACGTCGATAAAAATACTCAGATTTATCCAGAATCATCTCTGATTAAAAATTTCATTGTAACTGAAATATCGGCCATACGAGTGGCCAGATCTTCTGAGCATTTTATGAATTAGGGATGATCCATTTATATGTATTACGGATCCACTTACATGTATTGCATTTTATAGATGAAGGGGGTACAGATCCTGGACTGAAAGTGCCACATTATTGATAAGTGAAATTTCATGTACCCAATTTATTATACAGGTGTGATTCTTGAAATTTCACATCACTCATAGGTGGAATTTTATGGACCTCATCCATTATATAGACAGGAATCATGAAATTCTACCTATAAACAACCTCTGATCCAAAGCAGACCAAGGACGTCTAAACCTCAACGTTTTCAGTGAGATGGACGTCCATGCCGTGATGTGCATCGCCGGCGAACTGTCAAGGGCACCACCATTGACAAGAACGCCAGCAAGAAGCCTTCTTGGAAGGCCACCACACTCCGCTTTTTCTTCCCCGTCAACGCGGTCGCCGCTGCCGGCCTCATCGTCGATCGAAGCACATCCTCGACGATCGGGACATTGGGAATATCCACAACCCCGTCTTTTTTCTGAAAATCAAAACATTCTATAGGAGATTTCAATCTTATTAAATCCCCGTTATTCTaggaaattaaataaatagaaagttatttaaaaattaaataacttgtattttattgttattttgataatgacaataaatataactgatcctgtccgagagtgagTCGACGAACGTTGGGGAGATGACGCTCATGTTGGCTGGATGTAGACTGAAGATGACGTGTGTtcgttggtcctaggaagatcgtaccggttccactgtacaaaaattttatacaagtgtcaaaccttttctaaacaacctattatgttctatagaaattaaattaggaattgcaaatggaacttaacattattgattccaaatttaacttatctgttcttaatggtttagatttggatcgcaaacggtgtttaacattattgatccaaatccacctatgttataaatttaattaaatattaatttctaaaattgacttccaggactgcatgacgatgcactagtccttcttggaatcttgggtatgtgatcatccaccaccgcctagacaaagtcttttaaggaaaactaatatttaatttccttatataactttaggtttaaccaaaaagaacaatcgaatcacaaattcaaaaaataaaagaaacacgaattcgaaactctagaatcatatgtctcttgtgtttagaattcatacaaagaaaaactagcatgatgcggaaaataaattactaattataccttttctttgtatgctaatagcctcgagatcttctaccgtatttctcgcctccttttggacgtcgtgtgggcgacgatcgtccaagatgaataccacccaaaagctcctcctccttctctagaattcggccaccaccaccaccaaggaacaaaagagagcaaggggaaaggaaaaggagaggggccgaccacaataaagaGAACCAACAAGAGAATAATTATTAATCTATCATGAGGCAtcttctccccttcttttataatacttgcccaaggcaaataaagaatgatttttacaaaaattaaaatcttcctcttgtttttcctttcttcctttttaatttctttttctcctctttgACTCAATTGATTGGCCAACCcattacttgggcaccaagcaagggtggtcggccctaagaggaaagaaataaaaatcttgtaaaaattttataagcaaacaagctctcttttaatttcctaatgtggattttaaaaaaagaaagttctaaaaattaaaactaaattttaaaatttaaaacatctcttctaaaatttccttttttaacatggttacaaaaaaagaaagtttcaaatttaaaactctcttttaaaaatcatgaggatggttaaaaaagggaagttttaaaacttttaaaactttcttttaaaccatgtgacctaattcaaataaggaaaattttataattttaaaatatctcttttaaaacttgtagatatctacaaagagaagattttaaaaattcaaaacaaccttcATATTTTGAATTATGTTGGTCAgcccctacttgcttgggcaccaagcatagggccggcccctttgagaaggaagtggccgacccctatggcttggtcaccaagccatgggtcaaccccctcttggacaccaagatgaacttttcatgagtggatatgCGGTATTAataaggctacgatagggacctagaggagaaatttgttttggccttccgacgagctcgagtatcccgtgttctccccgaacacacaactcaatttcatcaataataactcattccactagagagttattattgcactaccgcaccaatcccaaattacattatgtgctcatacttatcatgagtgtgttagtctccctgtgtttaagatatcgaatgtccattaatttaattgagttactgacaactcgctttaattaatatcttagtccaagagtagtaccactcaacctcattgtcatgtcggattaagtccatctgtagggtttaacatgacaatccttatgagctcctcttggggacattctcaacctagatgactaggacacagtttccttctataatcaacaacacatactataaataatattatttcccaacttatcgggcctattgatttatcgagctaaatctcaccctttgataattcaaagaaaaaaaaaactaaatcgatgtgtttgttattatattaggattaagagcacacacttctataataacttaaggtcttgttcttttattaagtcagtataaaaagaacttaccttaaatggtcatactcaatacactaaaagtgtactagtgtaatttattagtcaagataaactaatacctaattacactacgactattccaatggtttgttcctttccatcttagtcgtgagcaactgtttataatttataaagaactgataacatgatcttctatgtgtgacaccacacaccatgttatctacaatataaattaattgaacaactacacttagcaaataaatgtatacatttgactaatgtgattcttttatttcaaaaataaatgtttacaaaagctaggcttttagtatacactctaacaacgtggacctccaacgagctaagcctgcaaccacaagtcgtaagtgccgagccagggaggggttccccggcgatggtcCTTCGAtgttcaagtcagtcaccgacggcAAGCGAACGAAGTAGAGAAGGGAAAAGAGCAGCAGCGTAATTGTAACTATAGTAGTCAAAAATATACCTCTGTCgaagtctaggggtccttatatagagctctcGTGATGcatgtgcatgcttcccaaggcatgCACATTTCTCGGAGCATACCTGAAAAAGATGTGTCAGAAAAACATGTCTAACGTCATACCTTAAcaacccgagcatatccctgatgtgacagtggaagcttccaccatacgattctctgtctgaccatgccgccgacCACGCCGTTTGCCAGTAGCACGAGTTCCCAGAAGGATATCACCAGctactccttttgtctgttattggACTGAGCGGGGGACTCGCTCGGCCAGTCTGTCGTCCGACTGATATCGCGAccgggccgagcgggatgtccACTCGGCTAATGGTCTGTTATCTTGGCTCTGTCCTGTTGAACGAGGGAGCCATGCCTGCCTGGTCGGGGATGTGTCCGCTGTTCGgtcgagcgggatggccgctcagCCCCCGTTCCTCCATACTTGAGCCTTTTGACCGTCGGAAGCTCGGTATATGGCTGAGCTGTCGTATTGTCGGGTCGGGTATTCCCCATGCCGATCTGGCAGATGGGTCGCCCGATCGGACAAACTCCTGGGGCGCTGACCACCTTGACCTTCTGCCGGGCGGGCGAGCCCCACCTTACCACTGGATCAtgtgtctccccctcaagtctagtcgaaggaggttgcaagtccaATTGACTGGACAAATAGTCTGGTGACCGATTGGCTGATTGGCTAATGGGCTGGTTGTGTCCCAATTGTCCCCGTAGGGTTGATCTCCTAGGTCGTTTGGCACACTGAGGACTTGGGAAATTTCTCCTTCGGCATCTTTAGCTGGACGCGACCCGCGCAGTCAATGCTGATGTCACCTGAATCTTCTCGAAATTCATGCAAATCACtcccattaaggccgagcacacgCCTACGACCATTAAATGCTGTCCTGTGGGAAGGCGCCACGTGTCATCGCCGCAGCCGCCGCACGTCCGAGGTGACAACTGCAGATGTGACATTTGGtggtttgaattcaacggctgGATGTGCGCTTCGATTCTCGTGCCATAGATCGGACGGTTTCAGTAAGCCGAGCCCATCTTTATAAAGTCGCCGCGTACCCTTCTTTTCGCCTTGTGCCTTCTTCCCCGATTGCAGCAAGCATTTCCAGTGCGACTAGTATTCCGATGATCCAGTGCTCCTTGGCGGCGATCTTCTTTCCCTTGTAAGCTTCCCTGTCCCTTCTGTTCTTCAATCCTTCTCGATTCTTTTCGCTATTCAGTTGCTTTCTGTCCCACACTGTCTTTGCTTGCTGAAACTTTTTTTCTCTGTCGGCCCTGTTCATTGATTTTTCCGGCGATGGCGAGTTCATCGCGGCTGTCCGACCCCGCTCCCGATCTCTGGTACAACACCATGGAGACTCGGTTCGACGCGGGCGATGCTGCGAGCCTCGTCAACGCCTTTGACATTCCTCCTGATCACGAGATAGTCTTAGCCTCCCCGTCTGATCGGCCCAATGACCCGTTGATCGGCACTGTCTATTTTTTCCGTGAACAATTCGTGGCCGGTCTGCGCTTCCCTATCCATCCTTTAATAACCGAAGTCTACAACTATTTTCGTGTCCCTTTGGCGCAGCTCGTCCCTAATTCTTTTCACCTCTTGTGTGGTGTGGTTGTACTGTTCAAGGTGCACGGTATTCCCCTCACACCTCAGGTATtccattacttctattaccccaagcagttcGAGCTGGGTACCTATCTCTTCCAGTCTCGGGTCGGCTTAGTTTTCTTTAACAAAATGTcgtcttccaataaacattggaaagattactttttctatatgcgtctccctgaGCGGCCGAGCTTCCataccaagtggcaggtcgggcTCGCGTCTCAACTGGAGCTGCTGAAATATAAGAGCCGCTCGGACTATCTCTATGCAGCCAACCTGCTGGCCAGCCAGAAATTCAACATCCATAAGCTGCTGCCAGAGGGGGTGTTGTATACGTTCGGGTTGAGTCCGATCCGGACTAATCTCCCGAACAACCTAGGTATGAAATTTTCTCATCTTTCttcttttgaatctaactgattcttTCTCTCTTTTGCAGTCAATATCATGATGTGCTCTTTAGCCACCGGGATCATGAAGGCCAAGCAGGTCGAGATCGAAGCAGTAGCAGCAAAAGAAATGGCGAGCCTTGGTCtgactccggt from Zingiber officinale cultivar Zhangliang chromosome 4B, Zo_v1.1, whole genome shotgun sequence includes:
- the LOC121977348 gene encoding CASP-like protein 1D1; protein product: MATTEQSSSTYGKTVPETGNGGAAFAERRTPPTNLFRVDFFLRLLLLASSVSAIAVLVTSKQSSDIRTGLPPPFAVVSRAAKFQHVPAFIYLLAALCVSSLYSIVTMFASFFSISSPSPSTRILFLLTVCDVLMAGVMASAMGSAGSIGYLGLWGNSHANWAKICNNYGKFCRYAGSSVVLSSVAAGVLVQLVILSSYSLYRRTL